In a single window of the Zea mays cultivar B73 chromosome 5, Zm-B73-REFERENCE-NAM-5.0, whole genome shotgun sequence genome:
- the LOC118472053 gene encoding uncharacterized protein yields the protein MAFSGGGETSKAIGGAWERNRVEQGVRRMPRPEGVKADGVHGRGQGERQQRRSAARAFRRGRGQVGSSMAWTAPRPDSCHDAHGKREPRARRLELQGVRRRAERKRLPGTVGDGR from the coding sequence ATGGCCTTTTCTGGTGGGGGCGAGACGAGCAAGGCCATCGGAGGTGCTTGGGAGAGAAACAGGGTCGAGCAGGGAGTAAGACGGATGCCGCGGCCAGAGGGAGTCAAGGCCGACGGCGTCCATGGCAGAGGGCAGGGCGAGCGCCAGCAGAGGAGGAGCGCCGCGAGAGCTTTCCGGCGAGGTCGCGGTCAGGTAGGGAGCTCCATGGCGTGGACTGCTCCGCGGCCGGATAGCTGCCACGACGCGCACGGCAAGAGGGAGCCGAGGGCGCGACGATTGGAGCTCCAGGGCGTGCGGCGGCGAGCAGAGAGGAAGCGGCTGCCAGGCACCGTAGGAGATGGGCGCTGA